The region CCGCGCCATGCTCAGCCATAAAACGCCGCACTTCGTCGACTGATCGCGTCACCAGCGTAGGCGGCATAAAGCGGCGATAGTTCAGCACCATCACCTTTTCCGGCGCATTGCGCACGCTGACCGGATCATTGACCACCAGCGTCTCGTCCTTAACTCGCTCGAGCATATGCGTGGCGGTGATATAGCCCATGTGGAATGGCGGGTCCTGCCGCATCAGAACAACATCGATATCCTTGCCCAGGTCGAGCCGCTGCGCTGCGCCCTTAGTCACATGGTCGCCCTTAACGCGTTGAAGTTTGACCGGATGGCATTCGGCATAAAGCCGATCGTCTGCATCCAGCGTCAGGCTCTCAACGTGGTATTCAAATACCTCATATCGGCGCTCCTGCGCGCTCATCATCAGAGCAAAGGACGAATCCCCGTCTATGTTGACGGTTTCGATCGGGTCCATCTGAACGGCGACGCGTAGGCTCATTCTGTATTCCTAATTCTCGCCCTACTCAGGGCATCAATGCATTGGTGATGTGGCGAGGGATGCTCGCGGGTGCAAGCAGGATTACATCAACTCGTATATCATCGCCGTCGCGAACATATTGATGTGCAACCGCTACTGCCGCTGCGGCAAGCCTACGCAGCCGGTATTCATCAATCGCATGATCAAGGTCTTCGCGGCGTTTGCGCCTTTTAACCTCGGTGAATGCGACCACACTATTTCGCCGCGCGATCAGATCAATCTCGCCCAGCGGGGTTTTCACCCGCTCAGCCAAAATTTGCCAGCCTTGCAGCCGCAAAAAAATGGCGGCGCGAAATTCGCCTTGCCGCCCAGCTCGCTCGGCACGTTTTCTGGTCGCTGCGGGCCGCTTCATTCGGCCTTCAGTTCCATAGCACGAGCGTATAGCGCCTTACGGTCAAGCCCGGTTGCCTTCGATACCCTGGCGGCAGCCTGAGAAGTCTTCATCGTAGCAAGCGCCTCTCGCAGCAGCACGTCCGGATCAACATCGCAAGAGTTCTCGACCGGCGGACCCACCATCAGCACAATCTCGCCCTTGGGCGGGTTGGCAGTATAATGATCGGCCAGTTCCGTCGCTGTCCCGCTGCGGCATTCCTCGTACAACTTGGTCAGCTCGCGCGCGACCGCCACTTCGCGGGTGGGCCACAGTTCCCCCAACATATTCAGCGATTTCACCAGGCGCGGTCCGCTTTCGTAGAATATCAGCGTAGCGTGGATGCTGGCCAATTCCGCAAGTGCGTCTGCACGCGCTTTTTCCTTGGTCGGCAGGAATCCCGCAAACAGAAAGCGGTCATTGGGCAGCCCGGACATGGTGAGCCCCGCGATTGCAGCACACGCGCCTGGCAAAGTTGTGACCGCAACGCCGCTTTCGCGGGCAGCCTTCACCAGACGATATCCCGGATCGGATATCAAAGGTGTGCCTGCATCGCTGACCAGTGCAATCGCTTCACTGCGGGCGCGTTCGACAATTGCCAAACCCGCCGCCTCGCTCGCGTGATCATCATATCGAATCAATGGTTTATGAGTGAGCAGACGCTTCAGCAGCTTGCCCGTCACCCGCGTATCTTCGCAGGCGACAGCATCGCATTTGCTCAGTATATCGACCGCACGGAGCGTTATATCGCCAAGATTGCCAATCGGCGTGGCGACGATGTACAGCCCCGGATGAAGAGGTTCAGACAGGGCTTGCTCAGGGGCGATTGTGTTCACAAGATGCTCTTTGGAACAGCCAAGACAGGGTCGGCAAGTATGAAGCGTAATTTGTTTAATCGGCGCAATCTGGTTGTGGGCGCCACAGCACTGCTTTTGGCAGGGTGTCAGGTCATACCCAAAACCGGTCCTGCCACAACTGAGCCAGTAGCCGGTCCAACTCCCGAACCAAGCGCAACAGCGCTTCCCACAGACGAAACACGCCACCGGATAGCAATTCTGGTGTCTTTGTCCGGTCGCAACGGCGCGGTTGGCGAATCGATTGCCAATGCGGCCAACATGGCGATCCTCGATACCGGCGCGGATAATATCCGTATCACGACCTACGATACATCCAGTGGTGCGGCCGAAGCTGCGGCCCAAGCGGTCGCAGATGGCAATCGACTGATACTTGGCCCGATGCTGGCAGACAATGTTCCCGCGGTGCGTAACGAGGCTGCCCGCGCGGGCGTTCCGCTGATCTCGTTCTCCAACGACACCAATGTTGCGCGGCCAGATGCATTTGTGATGGGTCACATCCCGGAACAGTCTATCGCGCGCTCTGTCGCCTACGCCCGTTCGCGCGGGGCGGAACGGTTTGCCGCATTGTTGCCCAGTGGCGACTATGGTGATCGAGCAGCCAGCGCGCTCGACAATGCATTGCAGGACTACGGAGGTCTGTTGTCTCAGACACGCCGTTACGACCGGGGCAGCAGCGCGGTCATCAGCGCAGCGACGCAGATGCGCGAAGCTGGTGGCTATGACACCGTTCTGATCGCAGACGGGGTACAATTGGCGTCGCAAGGTGCCAATGCCCTGCGTGAAGATGAGACAGGCTTGCCGCCGCGGGTGCTGGGCACAGAGCTTTGGAGTGGTGAAAGCGCTGTGACGCGGACCAGCGCATTGCGCGGCGCGATCTTTTCCGCGGTGTCTAACCGTCGGTTCCAGCGTTTTCGCGATAGCTATCAGGAGCGCTTCGGCAGCGCGCCCTACCGGATTTCGACATTGGGCTATGACGCTGTCTTGCTGACCTTGCGGGTTGCGCGCGATTGGGAGGTTGGCCGCCCTTTCCCCACGCGTCAGCTGACGACCAACGACGGGTTCCTAGGTCTCGACGGGGCTTTCCGCTTTGGCGGCAATGGTGTGATTGAACGGGCCATGGAAGTGCGCGAAGTTCAGCAGAACCAAGTTTCCGTTGTGGATCCAGCGCCTGCCCGCTTCAGTGACTGAGCAAAACATTCTGTGCCCGCTTGTCGCCGTGATCGCGCGCGGCATATAGGCTGACCTATGTCCGATGACCTGTTTGAAAACGCGCCAGCTTCCAGCGGTGACTATGATTCCTCCTCGATCGAGGTCTTGGAGGGGCTTGAGCCTGTCCGCCGCCGCCCTGGCATGTATATCGGCGGCACCGATGACCGCGCGTTGCACCACTTGGCAGCCGAAGTGCTCGATAACTCAATGGACGAAGCGGTTGCCGGCCACGCCAACCGCATTGAGGTGCGGTTAGATGAAGGCAACAGGTTGTTGATCAGCGATAATGGTCGCGGCATTCCGGTTGACGAGCACCCCAAATTTCCGGGCAAGTCCACACTCGAAGTGATCCTGTCTACACTGCACTCAGGCGGGAAATTTTCTGGCAAGGCCTATGCCACATCTGGCGGTTTGCACGGCGTGGGCGTGAGTGTGGTCAATGCGCTGTCGAGCCACACCCGCGTCGAGGTGGCACGCGACAAACAATTGTTCGCGCAGGAATTCTCGCGAGGCCAAACCCTTGGCAAGATCGAAAAGCTGGGCGCTGCGCCCAATCGCCGTGGCACAACGGTCAGTTTCACGCCCGATACGGAGATTTTCGGCGACCGGCAGTTCAAACCGGCCCGCCTGTTTAAACTGGCCCGGTC is a window of Altererythrobacter rubellus DNA encoding:
- the gshB gene encoding glutathione synthase, coding for MSLRVAVQMDPIETVNIDGDSSFALMMSAQERRYEVFEYHVESLTLDADDRLYAECHPVKLQRVKGDHVTKGAAQRLDLGKDIDVVLMRQDPPFHMGYITATHMLERVKDETLVVNDPVSVRNAPEKVMVLNYRRFMPPTLVTRSVDEVRRFMAEHGAVVVKPIHGNGGKAIFRVPADGDNLSALFEVFNQTWPEPHMVQPFLPEVAEGDKRIVLVDGMVAGAINRRPGEGEFRSNLAMGGSAEATELTEREQEICDAMGPELKRLGLTFVGIDVIGGRYLTEINVTSPTGIVAIDKFNGTDTAGMIWDAIEARLA
- the rsmI gene encoding 16S rRNA (cytidine(1402)-2'-O)-methyltransferase, translated to MNTIAPEQALSEPLHPGLYIVATPIGNLGDITLRAVDILSKCDAVACEDTRVTGKLLKRLLTHKPLIRYDDHASEAAGLAIVERARSEAIALVSDAGTPLISDPGYRLVKAARESGVAVTTLPGACAAIAGLTMSGLPNDRFLFAGFLPTKEKARADALAELASIHATLIFYESGPRLVKSLNMLGELWPTREVAVARELTKLYEECRSGTATELADHYTANPPKGEIVLMVGPPVENSCDVDPDVLLREALATMKTSQAAARVSKATGLDRKALYARAMELKAE
- a CDS encoding YraN family protein, whose amino-acid sequence is MKRPAATRKRAERAGRQGEFRAAIFLRLQGWQILAERVKTPLGEIDLIARRNSVVAFTEVKRRKRREDLDHAIDEYRLRRLAAAAVAVAHQYVRDGDDIRVDVILLAPASIPRHITNALMP
- a CDS encoding penicillin-binding protein activator, whose protein sequence is MKRNLFNRRNLVVGATALLLAGCQVIPKTGPATTEPVAGPTPEPSATALPTDETRHRIAILVSLSGRNGAVGESIANAANMAILDTGADNIRITTYDTSSGAAEAAAQAVADGNRLILGPMLADNVPAVRNEAARAGVPLISFSNDTNVARPDAFVMGHIPEQSIARSVAYARSRGAERFAALLPSGDYGDRAASALDNALQDYGGLLSQTRRYDRGSSAVISAATQMREAGGYDTVLIADGVQLASQGANALREDETGLPPRVLGTELWSGESAVTRTSALRGAIFSAVSNRRFQRFRDSYQERFGSAPYRISTLGYDAVLLTLRVARDWEVGRPFPTRQLTTNDGFLGLDGAFRFGGNGVIERAMEVREVQQNQVSVVDPAPARFSD